In the Primulina tabacum isolate GXHZ01 chromosome 7, ASM2559414v2, whole genome shotgun sequence genome, GGATGAACTTCACGCATTTCAGCTTGATTAACCAATGGATCGCGAAATGAAGAATTTCCACATCCGAATGCATATCCTATTTGAGGAAATTTTCATCCAAGTTATGATTCATGGCCAATCTCCATCAATATTTTGACCATAGGTGCTGAATTATTCAGCTAAATCTCACTTATCAGAACCCTCGCGAATATATAGCTACGTTTCATCAAGATAACGATTTCcacaactaaaaaaaaaatcaaaatgacAGTAGCTAATATATTGAAAAAATTTAAACCATCATCTCTATTTCAAGAATGCAAATGTATATATAATTCGAAATAAAGGGTCAGCAAGACAACAATATCACAGATATGCTCTGATATATACTGCAAGGCAGCCAAATGGATGCTCTATAATATGAAAAGCTTATGCCATGAAAACATGATAAAAACAATTGTTTCACCCTTTGAAATCAGCATTAGCAGAAAACAACTGCAAAACATAAATCATTAATCAATGGTGATTAGCACTTCTGAAGAGAAACAACATACAACAATCAAGTGACATGATGTGCTACGAAAAGAGCATTCATTCTTCCTCGTAAAGCGAGGATCACATTGCCAGTGAAGAAAACATCTTGTGATGTTGAATTCAAGTAGACTTTCACAGTTATTTGGAAACACATTAATAACATGTGGGCTGTGGCAATTGAGTTTCATATGGCAGGGATCAGCTGCTGCACTTGCAGATGCAGGTGCAGGTGGAAGAAAGGGTGATGAGGGGTATCTCAAACAGAAGGTCGAAAGGTCCTCTTTCGGTTAATCAAGAGGTATGTGTAACTTTGAAATAAGCCTAACAAACGGGAGTACGGAGACTTGAGCCAAAGACGTTCCACCAGCACTTCAATAAAGTAAATGTATTATATTTACCAGATGCAAGAGTATGCTTTCGTGATTCAGAATTATTCAATTTAACTGAGAAGTGAatgtattatataaaaggaCAGTCTTAACTTGGgccaaaataaaatcataaatccacAAAGCCAAGACCACTTGAGAAATTATCAAGGTGTGCAGCAGTGACCAACAGAGAGCATTCCATACTTGTTCTCTAAACAAGATATATACATAAATAATACAGAGCCACTTCAAATTCCTGACAGATGACTACAATGGTTAACAAATATGTGGAAGACCTCTGGAATTCAGACATCCACATTGAAGACTAGCCAATCCCACAACGAGAGTTTTACATACATACAATTCAATTGATGATAACAAATAAGCTACCCATGCATTTCTAGCAAGAAAAAATTGTGCTCCGAAAGGAATAGGCAGAAAACCACAAAGGCAGGGTGGCACCATTCTTCACAGAATACATCTCCATCCAAACTCGTGATTTTCGATTATACACCAAAACCTGTTTGTAAGTCGCAAGAAACACGTATTCACTGTTCTGACTTATTGGAAAAATACCTGGAACCATCCCTCTAATGCAAAGAAGACTTACGCTATCCGCTAATTTCCAATCTTCCGTCACATAATCAATCATTAACCAAATATTCATCCGGCcatccaaaatttgaatcacagACAAGTGCCCATCTGAATCCAACAAATAGATCCGATTTCCATTTCCACTGGTCAGTGGGTTAGGCAATTCAATTTTCCTCCATATTTCAGAATCCAAATTGAGAGCAAGAACATAAGAGCAACTTGCTGTCAGCCAATGCAAGGCGCCATTAGTGAACACAACTTGATTCTGATTCATATGGGTAAAACGATCTTCTTGTGAAGAAACAAACTTTCTCCATTTATTTGACTCTGAATCATAAATCATGGATATAAATGTCCTCTCCGGCCTATGCCCAAATGATCGATGGTACCCCGCGAGAACAACGTAGAACTTTTGGGTCAACAAATCGCAAGCCAAGCCCACAAGCGTGGCTTCACCATCAGGATGAAATCTAGTGACATGTCTTTCCCTACTCTTAGGAAGCAACCTATACTTCTTCGTCATTGGATTACAAACATAATAAACACCTCTATGAGGAATACTAGAGCAACATAACATTCCACTGCAAGATGCTCTAACCTTGATTCTATCCTTAACAAAATCAAGTGATAGTTCAGACACGCCCCTGAAACTATCAAAAAGAATCAAACTAGACCTTGATTCCGATGAGGATTCATTGACCTCCACAATCACCATTGGATTTCTCATAGAAACCTTATTATACAGCTTCAAAAAGTATACATCCAATGTCAACTTGTGCCATAGCTTGCAAACACTCTTAGTTCTAAAAAGGGATTTAACGGGTAACCGTGCAAGAATCTGAAGTACAATTTCATCAGGGAAAAACCCACATTTCGATTCGCGTTGATTCATCTCGTATTCaacgattttaaaaaaataatcaagaaATGGTCCAATAAACACATACCCGATTTCGTAACATCAGGAGCGTCGGTTTGCCCTAAAAAAGAACTCTCACGACTCGGTGAAATCTCTACAACACCTGGAATGAGGATGAAGATGAAAAATTTTCCACATCTTTGGATTACTTtggggaaaatgaaaaatgacgtAAAATTATAGGTTGGCACAATGAAAGAACAAAGCGTTTTTGTCTTGACGATTTAGGCCTTAAGATATGGAGAGCCCAACAAAGATTTCCCCTCTTCGGCCCAAGCCTAAACTTATGGGCTCGCTTTTGGCCCACAAGAAAAACCAGTACTATGGGCCTCTTTTCTTAGTGAGAATTTGTCTAATGTGAGaatttctccttgtttttttttttataaaaaaaatcgtcTTAGAAGTTTCATTACCGTGTAAGAGAGTTTCTTCAATTTTTATGGCGCATTATCGAGTCATCAACTAATGTTTAGTAAATTATGAGTGATGTTTTTacgttttatttttatattatatacatTCCACTTcgtgaataaattttttatatcaaattagAGCGTAAATAGTAAGGTTTTAAAATGTGTGAAACGCGTCGGGAGCGAAGCTTCAAGCTTTTAAGTTTAAGCGAGATTAATACGAGCTTAATCATAAAAacgtttttaatttaaatttaattttaattttaattttctcaaaaataataatggagTAAGTAatgtataaatataataaatgtaagtgtaatgcatgatttttttgtCGGTTCCAATTCAATATATACTATCATTTCATCTATCTATCGTGTCATCAAATACAAACCAAATTTAATTGGAATACTTAAAATATTAGCATTAATATTTCTTGAAGGTTATAAAGTATCAATATTTACCGCATATTTGTCGTCGCTACATTTAACCATCTAATATTGTATATTATTGGCATTATTTGCTAGTaaaatttctaattaatttttcTCTTCCTTTGTTCGTCGatctttcttttaaaaaatgtcGCACTTAATCGTTTTAAGCATGATTATATATATTACTGAcatcattaattaataaaatagctATTTTGTGTTTCATCTTCTTCTTATTCATCAAtttcgttttttttaaaaaagtctcACTTGAGCGTATTTAATAACGTATAATATGATCAACCTATATGTGATCGTTTTTTTACCTCTTTTGGTCGAAGCGAAACGTTTTAGGGAAGCTTCAAGTTTAAGCAAGATTAAGTGAGACTTAATCAAACTTTTTAGAACACTGATAAATAGCTGTGTTggccattaaaaaaaattactaaagTATTTTGTCATTTATAAATGGAAGAAAAGGAAGGCGGGCGAGAACACGAAATGCAATTTGTTCGTTTgtgcattatttaaataaacttaAACAGTTGAAATTAGAAGTTCAATGTAAGAGCATGATTGGCTATAGCTGTAAAAGTTTTGAATATATTAATTCTTGTCTTTAATTTGActcgtgtttttttttttttagccaTTTTCAGACCAAGGATTCGAGAGATTAGGCTGCTAGCTCTCCTAATTGCTTtttagcaaaaacttgtgtgagacggtctcatgagtcgtattttgtgagacggatctcttatttgggtcatctatgaaaaagtattactttttatgctaagagtattactttttattgtggatatcgatagggttgacacgtctcacatgtaaagattcgtgagactgtctcacaagagacctactcttgcTTTTTTAACAGTGtattgttttttaaatttaacaACACAAATTGAGAACCACACCAGCGGGGCCGACCAGGGTATTTGATCCGATTTAATTTAATCGTGATTATTGAAATGGTTATTTCGAATTTCACCACTTGTAGTGTTGTAAATATGCGTTTTCGaacaatttctttatttttggGTTGGTTTGTCTGGAAAATCATAGGAGAGGCAGGCTAGTCTCTCATTCAGATACAGATTCAAAATCCGCTCACTTGGATACATaagttgtaatttttttttaaaaaaaaacatttaaataactCCAgctttttaaagtttttttttagaaaaatcaaaaacTATTTTTGGGTTTTAATAAATGTTATaaagtgtttttatttttaaatataagcAGAAGCagaaatccaaaaataaaaaattataacttctaaaaagatatttttgaactgttatttaaaaaaaaatttgtaaccaaacaatattatatttaaaaaaacatttttattaaataaatttagttTTTTAACTTCTCTAACCAAACAGACTTCAAGCTAATTGCTGACTGCTTAGAAAATCGATAATAACGTTTTAATCAGGCTATGCATTGGATaatggaagtttaaaattttaataattttaaaataaatatcaatataAATTTTTGAGTCACGCTAAATGTAAATTTAAATTGTCacacaaaatgatatttttatttttcatggataataaagaatagaaaaaaaaatctaatcgaattcaaaaatatttttataatctaTTCTATTTATTAAAGTTGAGAACATGATAGTAACcatctattctattttattaaagttgagaACATGATAGCAACCACCTAGGAAGGATaccaactttttcttccaactttaccttatattacacttttgtttttttgtttttgtttttaaatttcaacacacacttctatttttattttttttattttaacaattcaaatatcaatttagtccctccataatttatcaaatttcactttggttaatcgataatgataaaaaagattgtaCTCATATCGCATGTACAAAGTAGCtagtttaaataaaaaaatatgagatTAAGTGTACTTTCAAGTATATACTCaacaatttcttaaatttttttattgatgtaTCATTATTTCCCCCTGACATGTTTCAGTCATACTCTGGAAATGTCTTAATATAGAAATGTGGGGGGTCGAGAGGCTTATCAAAATCTCTGCTGCTACATATGGCTAATTTGGTTTTATTATATGAATAAATGACTGAAAAAATTTTTTACCCAaaaattgattttgaattaggtATACACTGTTGATTACGTAATaacatcttaaataaattctactcCATATAACTTGTGGAAGCAAGAGTCTATATGTTTCTAACTCAATCTTCTTGCGTCTTAAAACAAGTACACGACTGTCATCCTGCTGCGAAACAgtgacataaacatttttcaacAGAAGAAAAACTCAAGTTCGAACACGAGTGATCATATAGGGAAAAAAAACCTTGAAAGTTTCAAATTATGGTAACGATGCATACATTTCAAttaatttggataa is a window encoding:
- the LOC142551342 gene encoding F-box protein At5g49610, giving the protein MNQRESKCGFFPDEIVLQILARLPVKSLFRTKSVCKLWHKLTLDVYFLKLYNKVSMRNPMVIVEVNESSSESRSSLILFDSFRGVSELSLDFVKDRIKVRASCSGMLCCSSIPHRGVYYVCNPMTKKYRLLPKSRERHVTRFHPDGEATLVGLACDLLTQKFYVVLAGYHRSFGHRPERTFISMIYDSESNKWRKFVSSQEDRFTHMNQNQVVFTNGALHWLTASCSYVLALNLDSEIWRKIELPNPLTSGNGNRIYLLDSDGHLSVIQILDGRMNIWLMIDYVTEDWKLADSVSLLCIRGMVPGIFPISQNSEYVFLATYKQVLVYNRKSRVWMEMYSVKNGATLPLWFSAYSFRSTIFSC